Below is a window of Buchnera aphidicola str. Ak (Acyrthosiphon kondoi) DNA.
ATATTTTTTAGAATAAACATATAAATTATTTAAACAATTTTTTATATTTTTTTTCATAATTTAAATGAAATAGTTTATGCCAAAAATTAAAACTTTAAAAAGTGCAGCTAAACGTTTTAAAAAAACTGCATCTGGTAAATTTAAACGTAAACAAGCAAATTTACGTCATATTTTAACGAAAAAAACAA
It encodes the following:
- the rpmI gene encoding 50S ribosomal protein L35, with the protein product MPKIKTLKSAAKRFKKTASGKFKRKQANLRHILTKKTTTKKRHLRPKILVSKGDIDRVKSFLPYA